The following coding sequences are from one Acipenser ruthenus unplaced genomic scaffold, fAciRut3.2 maternal haplotype, whole genome shotgun sequence window:
- the LOC117404567 gene encoding very-long-chain 3-oxoacyl-CoA reductase-B isoform X2 — MTSAPQQQQDSNALFSAFAGLGAVVFALYAVKYSWGILRGVRIYILSEIWKVDVSIFGKWAVVTGATSGIGKAYAHELARRGLDVVLISRSLERLNQVASEIEQQYGRSTRVIQADFTDGHRIYQHIEEGLAGLEIGILVNNVGMNYAATLVFLLDIPNPGQMTRIVLPQMIQRKKGLIINISSEAGAHPHPMLTLYSATKGFVNFFSRCLESEYRGEGITVQCVAPLLVSTNMTWNMGTNALVKRADDFAREALNTAGLSSFTSGCLSHALQHFVIDHLLPGWLRLAAFNVYQTATRKKTEAIFRGTCKQE, encoded by the exons atGACTTCGGCgccgcagcagcagcaggattCAAACGCGCTGTTTTCTGCGTTCGCCGGGCTGGGAGCCGTCGTGTTTGCTTTGTACGCTGTGAAGTACTCTTGGGGTATTTTGCGCGGTGTGAGGATTTATATTCTCTCAGAAATTTGGAAGGTGGATGTTTCGATATTTGGGAAGTGGGCAG TTGTAACGGGAGCCACGTCTGGCATTGGAAAGGCGTACGCACACGAG CTCGCTAGGAGGGGTCTCGATGTCGTGCTGATCAGCAGATCACTGGAGAGACTGAACCAGGTTGCCTCTGAGATAG AGCAGCAGTACGGTCGCAGTACGAGAGTGATTCAAGCAGACTTCACTGACGGGCACCGAATCTACCAGCACATTGAGGAGGGGCTCGCGGGGCTGGAGATCGGCATCCTGG TGAATAACGTGGGGATGAACTACGCTGCCACGCTGGTCTTCTTACTGGACATCCCGAACCCAGGGCAG ATGACGAGGATTGTATTGCCACAAATGATCCAAAG GAAGAAAGGTTTGATTATAAACATCTCCTCTGAAGCTGGTGCCCATCCACACCCAATGCTGACCCTATACTCTGCAACCAAG GGCTTCGTTAATTTCTTCTCTCGCTGCCTGGAGTCTGAGTACAGAGGCGAGGGAATCACAGTGCAG tgtGTGGCCCCTTTACTGGTCTCGACCAACATGACGTGGAACATGGGAACGAACGCGCTGGTGAAGAGAGCCGACGACTTCGCCAGAGAGGCTCTGAACACGGCCGGGCTCAGCAGCTTCACATCCGGCTGCCTTTCACACGCACTGCAG cactttGTAATTGATCACCTCCTCCCTGGGTGGCTGCGTCTGGCCGCATTTAATGTTTATCAGACAGCAACGAGAAAGAAGACTGAAGCCATATTCCGCGGAACCTGCAAACAGGAGTGA
- the LOC117404567 gene encoding very-long-chain 3-oxoacyl-CoA reductase-B isoform X1, whose protein sequence is MTSAPQQQQDSNALFSAFAGLGAVVFALYAVKYSWGILRGVRIYILSEIWKVDVSIFGKWAVVTGATSGIGKAYAHELARRGLDVVLISRSLERLNQVASEIEQQYGRSTRVIQADFTDGHRIYQHIEEGLAGLEIGILVNNVGMNYAATLVFLLDIPNPGQRISDVLNCNVVSMTQMTRIVLPQMIQRKKGLIINISSEAGAHPHPMLTLYSATKGFVNFFSRCLESEYRGEGITVQCVAPLLVSTNMTWNMGTNALVKRADDFAREALNTAGLSSFTSGCLSHALQHFVIDHLLPGWLRLAAFNVYQTATRKKTEAIFRGTCKQE, encoded by the exons atGACTTCGGCgccgcagcagcagcaggattCAAACGCGCTGTTTTCTGCGTTCGCCGGGCTGGGAGCCGTCGTGTTTGCTTTGTACGCTGTGAAGTACTCTTGGGGTATTTTGCGCGGTGTGAGGATTTATATTCTCTCAGAAATTTGGAAGGTGGATGTTTCGATATTTGGGAAGTGGGCAG TTGTAACGGGAGCCACGTCTGGCATTGGAAAGGCGTACGCACACGAG CTCGCTAGGAGGGGTCTCGATGTCGTGCTGATCAGCAGATCACTGGAGAGACTGAACCAGGTTGCCTCTGAGATAG AGCAGCAGTACGGTCGCAGTACGAGAGTGATTCAAGCAGACTTCACTGACGGGCACCGAATCTACCAGCACATTGAGGAGGGGCTCGCGGGGCTGGAGATCGGCATCCTGG TGAATAACGTGGGGATGAACTACGCTGCCACGCTGGTCTTCTTACTGGACATCCCGAACCCAGGGCAG AGAATCTCTGATGTTCTCAACTGCAATGTGGTGTCGATGACCCAG ATGACGAGGATTGTATTGCCACAAATGATCCAAAG GAAGAAAGGTTTGATTATAAACATCTCCTCTGAAGCTGGTGCCCATCCACACCCAATGCTGACCCTATACTCTGCAACCAAG GGCTTCGTTAATTTCTTCTCTCGCTGCCTGGAGTCTGAGTACAGAGGCGAGGGAATCACAGTGCAG tgtGTGGCCCCTTTACTGGTCTCGACCAACATGACGTGGAACATGGGAACGAACGCGCTGGTGAAGAGAGCCGACGACTTCGCCAGAGAGGCTCTGAACACGGCCGGGCTCAGCAGCTTCACATCCGGCTGCCTTTCACACGCACTGCAG cactttGTAATTGATCACCTCCTCCCTGGGTGGCTGCGTCTGGCCGCATTTAATGTTTATCAGACAGCAACGAGAAAGAAGACTGAAGCCATATTCCGCGGAACCTGCAAACAGGAGTGA
- the LOC117968250 gene encoding eukaryotic translation initiation factor 4E type 2-like, with amino-acid sequence MNKFDHLKDDDSGDHDDPASQIEMDQCDSDSAQNSFRRKPTSPGAGEHPLQYNYTFWYSRRTPSRPANTQSYEQNIKHIGSVASVEQFWKFYSHLVRPGDLTGHSDFHIFKEGIKPMWEDEANKNGGKWIIRLRKGLASRFWENIILAMLGEQFMVGEEICGVVVSIRFQEDILSIWNKTANDQVTTSRIRDTLRRVLNLPPNTIMEYKTHNDSLKDNSSFRNTKIAL; translated from the exons ATGAACAAATTTGACCA TCTGAAGGATGATGACAGCGGGGATCACGATGACCCCGCGTCGCAGATCGAGATGGATCAATGCGACTCTGACAGCGCGCAGAACAGCTTCCGGAGGAAG CCGACCTCCCCAGGGGCGGGGGAGCACCCCTTACAGTATAACTATACCTTCTGGTACTCCCGTCGAACCCCCAGCCGGCCCGCCAACACCCAGAGCTACGAGCAGAACATCAAACACATCGGCAGCGTGGCCTCG GTCGAGCAGTTCTGGAAGTTCTACAGCCACCTGGTGAGACCGGGGGACCTGACTGGACACAGTGACTTCCACATCTTCAAGGAAGGGATCAAACCCATGTGGGAG GACGAGGCCAATAAAAACGGAGGGAAGTGGATCATCCGGCTGCGAAAGGGCCTGGCCTCGCGGTTCTGGGAGAACATCATCCTGGCCATGCTGGGGGAGCAGTTCATGGTGGGGGAGGAGATCTGTGGAGTGGTCGTCTCCATCAGATTCCAG gaggATATTTTATCTATTTGGAACAAGACGGCCAACGACCAGGTGACCACGTCCCGAATTCGAGACACCCTCCGCAGGGTCCTGAACCTGCCCCCCAACACCATCATGGAGTACAAGACACACAACGACAGCCTCAA ggATAATTCAAGTTTCCGGAACACCAAGATCgctctctga